One segment of Neobacillus endophyticus DNA contains the following:
- the fabF gene encoding beta-ketoacyl-ACP synthase II: MEKRRVVVTGVGAVTPLGNDVETTWKGILEGKSGIGPLTRLNADDYPAKVAAELKDFNPEAFMEKKDARKMDRFTQYAVASSLMAVKDANLTINEENSHRVGVWIGSGIGGMETFEQQFEIFQQRGYKRVSPFFVPMMIPDMATGQVSITLGARGFNSCTVTACATGTNSIGDAFKVIQRGDADVMVTGGSEAPITRMAVAGFCANTALSTNPDPKTASRPFDKNRDGFVIGEGAGIVILEELEHALARGAKIYAEIVGYGATGDAYHITAPAPGGEGGARAMKMAINDAGLLPEDIDYINAHGTSTEYNDKFETLAVKEVFGEHAYKLAMSSTKSMTGHLLGAAGGVEAIFTLLAMRDSIMPPTMNYETPDPECDLDYIANSARPKEIKAAMSNSLGFGGHNATIVFKKYE; this comes from the coding sequence ATGGAAAAACGAAGAGTTGTAGTAACTGGTGTTGGAGCGGTTACACCACTTGGAAACGATGTTGAAACAACCTGGAAAGGGATTTTGGAAGGTAAATCCGGAATTGGCCCGCTAACAAGATTAAATGCAGACGATTATCCGGCCAAGGTTGCAGCTGAATTAAAAGATTTTAATCCGGAAGCTTTTATGGAGAAAAAAGATGCAAGAAAGATGGACCGGTTTACGCAATATGCTGTGGCAAGTTCGTTAATGGCAGTAAAAGATGCCAATCTGACGATTAATGAGGAAAATTCGCATCGGGTTGGTGTTTGGATTGGTTCAGGCATTGGCGGAATGGAGACTTTCGAGCAACAATTTGAGATTTTTCAACAAAGAGGGTATAAAAGAGTCAGTCCATTTTTTGTTCCAATGATGATTCCAGATATGGCAACAGGCCAAGTATCTATTACACTTGGGGCTAGAGGATTCAATTCTTGTACTGTTACTGCATGTGCAACAGGGACAAATTCTATTGGAGACGCCTTTAAAGTCATCCAACGCGGTGATGCAGATGTGATGGTGACAGGAGGAAGTGAAGCACCAATTACAAGGATGGCTGTGGCAGGTTTCTGTGCGAATACTGCCTTATCCACGAATCCAGATCCAAAAACTGCTAGCCGTCCTTTTGATAAGAACCGAGATGGATTTGTTATCGGTGAAGGTGCAGGGATTGTCATTTTAGAGGAATTAGAACATGCATTAGCACGGGGCGCCAAAATATATGCTGAAATTGTCGGTTACGGAGCAACCGGAGATGCGTATCATATCACTGCTCCGGCACCAGGCGGTGAAGGTGGTGCAAGGGCTATGAAGATGGCGATAAATGATGCTGGATTATTACCGGAAGATATCGATTATATCAATGCCCATGGTACTAGTACAGAATATAATGATAAGTTTGAAACACTTGCGGTGAAAGAAGTATTTGGAGAACACGCTTATAAATTGGCGATGAGCTCAACAAAGTCGATGACAGGGCATCTGCTTGGCGCAGCAGGAGGTGTAGAAGCCATTTTTACTTTATTGGCAATGAGAGACAGCATAATGCCTCCTACCATGAATTATGAAACTCCAGATCCTGAATGTGATTTGGATTATATTGCAAATTCTGCACGACCAAAAGAAATAAAAGCAGCCATGAGCAACTCACTAGGCTTCGGCGGCCATAACGCCACCATTGTATTTAAGAAATATGAATAA
- a CDS encoding DUF2268 domain-containing protein, with amino-acid sequence MGIIRTDKWLRDDFDRPIKICEKLKTYFKGQTATEIYTQLLKFGMYRSSKAALNNLHDMKDYNAWDIVDKIFYKYQKQWSGPDIPIFLFPLGQERGFFFRQEERRKAGVSFPDKMFLFLSNYYDPKEIEALFVHEYHHVCRLRTLNKNLQKYTLLDSIIIEGLAEYAVLKNCGEKYLANWCNMYSERELEIFWDRFLKQQLDKKKHDRVHDELLYGGGRVPHLLGYAVGYNIVRKYYERNHYSTKLSFSTSASEYIK; translated from the coding sequence ATGGGAATTATCCGAACGGATAAATGGCTGCGAGATGACTTTGACCGTCCCATCAAAATTTGTGAAAAACTGAAAACCTATTTTAAAGGGCAAACTGCAACAGAAATCTACACTCAGCTGCTGAAATTTGGAATGTACCGATCTTCAAAAGCAGCATTGAATAATTTGCACGATATGAAAGATTATAATGCCTGGGATATAGTTGATAAAATTTTTTACAAATATCAAAAACAATGGTCCGGTCCTGATATACCAATTTTCCTTTTTCCACTGGGGCAGGAGCGCGGCTTTTTTTTTAGACAGGAAGAAAGGCGGAAAGCAGGGGTTTCTTTTCCAGACAAAATGTTTCTGTTTCTGTCAAATTATTATGACCCCAAGGAGATTGAAGCACTTTTCGTCCATGAATATCACCATGTATGCAGACTAAGGACGTTGAATAAAAATCTTCAGAAATACACATTGCTTGACTCGATTATTATTGAAGGACTGGCGGAGTATGCGGTGTTAAAAAATTGTGGAGAAAAGTATTTGGCAAATTGGTGTAATATGTACTCGGAAAGGGAATTAGAGATTTTTTGGGATCGATTTTTAAAACAACAATTAGATAAGAAGAAACACGACAGGGTCCATGATGAATTATTATACGGCGGAGGAAGAGTTCCACATCTTCTCGGTTATGCGGTGGGATATAATATTGTTAGAAAATACTATGAAAGGAATCATTACTCTACTAAATTATCTTTTTCCACATCGGCTTCAGAGTATATAAAATAA
- a CDS encoding ABC transporter ATP-binding protein, which yields MKELLRIENLCTSFKIQDDYFAAVDGVSLSVNENEVVAIVGESGCGKSALALSIMGLHPQERTKLEGNINFKEKNLISLSTSELNKIRGKEIGMIFQDPLTALNPLMTCGKQIEESLAFHTNLSSQEKKKRTLELLNKVRILNPERTYKQYPHELSGGMRQRIVIAVAVACDPLLVIADEPTTALDVTIQAQIMDVLKALQKQTNTGIILITHDLGVVAEMADRVAVMYAGEIVECANVHELFKNPLHPYTRSLFNSLPASSEAKDRLHVIQGIVPSLQKLPRKGCRFKDRIHWINEHIHEENPVLREVSANHFVRCTCYKNFYFPETYIGDMYNGISKS from the coding sequence TTGAAAGAGCTCTTAAGGATTGAAAATCTTTGTACCTCATTTAAAATCCAGGATGATTATTTCGCTGCAGTGGATGGTGTTTCATTATCAGTAAATGAGAATGAAGTGGTAGCCATAGTTGGAGAGTCTGGGTGTGGAAAGAGTGCGCTGGCACTTTCGATCATGGGGCTCCATCCACAGGAAAGAACAAAGTTAGAAGGCAATATAAATTTTAAAGAAAAGAATCTCATTTCCTTATCAACATCTGAATTAAATAAAATACGCGGAAAAGAGATCGGGATGATTTTTCAAGACCCGTTAACAGCTTTAAATCCTTTAATGACATGTGGAAAACAAATTGAAGAAAGCTTGGCCTTTCATACAAATCTATCAAGTCAAGAAAAAAAAAAAAGAACCTTAGAGCTTTTGAACAAAGTCAGGATCCTAAACCCGGAACGTACATATAAACAATATCCCCACGAATTATCCGGCGGAATGCGCCAGCGGATTGTTATTGCCGTTGCCGTTGCTTGTGATCCTTTGCTTGTCATTGCTGATGAACCAACCACTGCATTAGATGTTACAATTCAAGCTCAAATTATGGATGTATTAAAAGCACTTCAAAAACAAACCAATACAGGAATCATTCTTATTACTCATGATCTGGGAGTTGTAGCTGAAATGGCAGATCGAGTTGCGGTCATGTATGCTGGGGAAATTGTTGAATGTGCAAATGTCCATGAATTATTCAAAAATCCCCTACACCCTTACACTAGATCACTATTTAATTCCCTTCCAGCATCCTCAGAAGCGAAGGACCGATTACATGTCATTCAAGGAATTGTCCCTTCGCTGCAGAAACTCCCTAGAAAAGGCTGCCGTTTCAAAGACCGTATACATTGGATTAATGAACATATACATGAAGAAAATCCCGTGCTTCGGGAAGTTTCAGCAAATCATTTTGTTCGCTGTACATGTTATAAGAATTTTTACTTTCCAGAAACATATATAGGGGATATGTACAATGGAATTTCTAAAAGTTAA